The following coding sequences are from one Leptolyngbya sp. NIES-3755 window:
- a CDS encoding hypothetical protein (hypothetical protein FJSC11DRAFT_1756;~similar to AA sequence:cyanobase_aa:LBDG_00020), with protein MVNSRRRNGLIIYKQFHAEFAGPGAAVGNLLDRDCKGVLPVGDLSLVHPKADEERQKAYLIRRQWIRLTQQITDNALPSQRAQMILNQFENYFGSDLVARLPSEAFALMVGVLPQTVEIVRYCPEQSGRRA; from the coding sequence AGCAATTTCATGCTGAGTTTGCAGGTCCGGGAGCAGCAGTCGGAAATTTGCTCGATCGAGATTGCAAGGGTGTTTTGCCTGTAGGGGATTTGTCGCTGGTGCACCCGAAGGCGGACGAGGAACGACAGAAGGCATATTTGATTCGTCGCCAGTGGATTCGATTAACGCAGCAAATTACGGATAATGCTCTGCCGTCTCAACGAGCACAGATGATTTTGAATCAGTTTGAGAATTATTTTGGCTCGGATTTGGTGGCACGATTGCCGAGTGAGGCGTTTGCGCTGATGGTTGGGGTGTTGCCTCAGACGGTTGAGATTGTTCGGTATTGTCCGGAGCAATCAGGAAGGCGGGCGTGA
- a CDS encoding hypothetical protein (hypothetical protein FJSC11DRAFT_0444;~similar to AA sequence:cyanobase_aa:LBDG_52130), with protein MVWTTGEFLFDVGKMRARIDQDILYLHHEDVPPFKKGGSVVRNSYFWALKSIAGRAKRDRDWEYEPEVWFALQRMLLSFAESGYLGLSETILEFAEDAVIPDELRSISTRI; from the coding sequence GTGGTGTGGACTACGGGGGAATTTCTTTTTGATGTGGGAAAGATGAGAGCGAGAATCGATCAGGATATTTTGTATTTGCATCACGAGGATGTGCCGCCATTTAAGAAGGGCGGATCGGTGGTACGAAATAGTTATTTTTGGGCGTTGAAGTCGATCGCGGGTCGGGCAAAGCGCGATCGAGATTGGGAATATGAACCGGAAGTCTGGTTCGCGTTACAGCGAATGTTGTTGTCGTTTGCAGAATCGGGGTATTTGGGATTGTCGGAGACGATTTTGGAATTTGCTGAGGATGCGGTGATACCGGATGAACTGCGATCGATTTCGACGCGGATTTGA
- a CDS encoding RNA-binding region RNP-1 (similar to AA sequence:cyanobase_aa:LBDG_52140) — MSIYVGNLSYEVTREDLTEIFAEYGSVKRVQLPVDRETGRMRGFGFVEMETDAEEDKAIEALDGAEWMGRDMRVNKAKPREESRGGGGGGRSGGGRSGGFSQRY; from the coding sequence ATGTCGATTTATGTAGGTAACCTGTCCTATGAGGTTACACGTGAAGATTTAACCGAAATCTTTGCAGAATACGGATCTGTCAAGCGCGTTCAGCTTCCGGTTGATCGTGAAACTGGTCGGATGCGTGGGTTCGGATTTGTGGAAATGGAAACCGATGCCGAAGAAGACAAAGCGATCGAAGCTTTGGACGGCGCGGAATGGATGGGACGCGATATGCGTGTCAACAAAGCGAAGCCTCGTGAAGAATCGCGTGGCGGCGGTGGCGGTGGTCGCAGTGGCGGCGGTCGCAGCGGTGGTTTTTCACAACGCTATTAA